Proteins found in one Prochlorococcus marinus XMU1405 genomic segment:
- a CDS encoding ligase-associated DNA damage response exonuclease produces the protein MRTKQEYLIRYKDGNLYCELADIWIDPSKPVKKALITHAHFDHFTFGCEEYISTKETAILLKERVGDNIKIKTFEYEEEFKINGINISFHPSGHILGSSQIRFIFAEEKWLISGDFKLQKDQTCKQYEIVKTDYLISECTFGLPIFKWDESSKIANDISKWITNSPEKTSLLFCYSLGKAQRLLNEISQTNFKGNIYSHGSIHKMNNSYRELGIDIKDTIKIENKKKIDELKGSLILLPPSLSKGSYLKNFKNIQTAFASGWMSIRALRKRSGYDKGFAISDHADWDGILEVVKKSEAKNVFFHHGDSEALSKYLVEKESINVLLFGK, from the coding sequence TTGAGAACCAAACAAGAATATTTAATTAGATATAAAGATGGAAATCTTTATTGTGAACTTGCTGATATTTGGATTGATCCAAGCAAGCCAGTAAAAAAGGCATTAATAACTCATGCTCATTTTGATCACTTTACATTTGGCTGTGAAGAATACATTTCTACTAAGGAAACTGCGATACTCCTTAAAGAAAGAGTTGGAGATAATATCAAAATTAAGACTTTTGAATATGAAGAAGAATTTAAGATAAATGGCATTAATATTTCTTTTCATCCATCAGGTCACATCCTTGGATCTAGTCAAATAAGGTTTATTTTTGCTGAAGAAAAATGGCTAATTTCAGGTGACTTTAAGCTTCAAAAAGATCAGACTTGCAAACAATATGAAATAGTAAAAACTGATTATTTAATAAGCGAATGTACTTTTGGTTTGCCAATATTTAAGTGGGATGAGAGTAGTAAAATAGCAAATGATATTTCAAAATGGATAACTAATTCACCAGAAAAAACTTCTTTACTTTTCTGCTATTCACTTGGAAAAGCTCAGAGATTGTTAAACGAAATTAGTCAAACAAATTTTAAAGGTAATATTTATTCCCATGGCAGTATTCACAAAATGAACAATAGTTATAGGGAACTTGGAATTGATATTAAAGATACTATAAAAATTGAAAATAAAAAAAAGATAGATGAACTTAAAGGAAGTCTAATATTATTACCGCCATCTTTAAGTAAGGGCTCCTATCTAAAAAATTTCAAAAACATTCAAACAGCTTTCGCGAGTGGATGGATGTCAATAAGAGCTCTAAGAAAAAGATCAGGATATGATAAAGGATTCGCAATCTCTGATCATGCCGATTGGGATGGAATTCTGGAAGTAGTAAAAAAGTCTGAAGCAAAAAATGTATTTTTTCATCATGGAGATAGTGAAGCCTTAAGTAAATATTTAGTTGAAAAGGAATCAATAAATGTCCTTTTATTCGGTAAATAA
- a CDS encoding competence protein ComC has protein sequence MSLSKILNSLEKSWERDDILLNIKKGLGTDEIVNEFLVKNERQIKELNSLLKPEDIDLLNQVEQLSTCESKLINEIKNLNYLENNKNHHIMNKKKIVPSKRVTFNKISSFMINWSNKFVVIALLTISAIALSKQAWA, from the coding sequence ATGAGCTTAAGCAAAATTTTAAATTCCCTTGAAAAATCTTGGGAAAGAGATGATATTCTTTTAAATATAAAGAAGGGGTTAGGGACAGATGAGATAGTTAATGAATTTCTTGTGAAAAACGAAAGGCAAATTAAAGAATTAAATTCTTTATTAAAACCAGAAGATATTGATTTATTAAATCAAGTAGAACAACTCTCAACTTGCGAATCTAAATTAATAAATGAGATTAAAAATTTAAATTACTTAGAAAATAATAAAAATCATCACATTATGAATAAAAAAAAGATTGTGCCATCTAAAAGAGTTACTTTCAACAAAATTAGTTCATTCATGATTAATTGGAGCAACAAATTTGTAGTTATTGCTTTACTAACAATTTCAGCCATAGCTTTATCAAAACAAGCTTGGGCATAA
- a CDS encoding translation initiation factor IF-2 N-terminal domain-containing protein: MSINTPIFSIAKDLNVESNRILLACKKLGINAKGATKRLNKEELEKIKSYFKTGKNVSDEVINLNKVKTKSSSKKIAEKVKIKYFANRLIRKS, from the coding sequence ATGTCTATAAACACTCCTATTTTCAGTATTGCCAAAGATCTAAATGTTGAAAGCAATAGAATATTATTAGCCTGTAAGAAACTTGGAATCAATGCAAAAGGTGCAACTAAAAGATTAAATAAAGAAGAATTAGAAAAAATTAAAAGTTATTTCAAAACGGGCAAAAATGTGTCAGATGAAGTGATCAATTTAAATAAAGTTAAAACTAAAAGTAGTTCTAAAAAAATTGCAGAAAAGGTAAAAATAAAATATTTTGCTAACAGACTTATTCGTAAATCTTAA
- a CDS encoding DUF2130 domain-containing protein: protein MKDIKCPSCGKTFRIDPSSFEEILHQIKDEEFNKQIKERLLLAQEDNKKALEILKSELKIKLIEQNQIKDSQIQTLESQLNIAEEKKTNALNDLKNQASNKINSLNNELNKLKDEIKKQSIISELSLKNKVNEAITNLEKENSLLSNSIEKMRLEHSINEKLIEEKFKSKISERDLTIQELREMKSRLSTKMVGETLEIHCETQFNLNRASAFKNSYFEKDNDATSGSKGDYIFREFDENKTEVVSIMFEMKNESYNSTNKRKNEEFFKELDKDRRQKSCEYAVLVSLLEPDSELYNSGIVDVSHRFQKMYVIRPQFFLPIISLLRNASMESLKYKAQIDLMKRENYDITNFETTLEQFKNAVGKNVSLAQDRFNDAISEIDKSITHLQKTKEALILSKKHLLSADSKSQDLTVKKLTRNNPTMQTKFNALTNFEDEVA from the coding sequence ATGAAAGATATTAAATGTCCCTCATGCGGCAAAACTTTCCGAATCGATCCCAGCAGCTTTGAAGAAATACTTCATCAGATAAAAGATGAGGAATTTAACAAACAAATAAAAGAAAGACTTCTTTTGGCTCAAGAAGATAATAAAAAAGCTTTGGAAATTTTAAAGAGCGAATTAAAAATAAAGTTAATAGAGCAAAATCAAATTAAAGATTCTCAGATCCAAACTCTTGAATCTCAATTAAACATAGCTGAAGAAAAGAAAACAAATGCTCTGAATGATTTAAAAAATCAAGCATCGAATAAAATCAATTCTCTGAATAATGAATTAAACAAGTTAAAGGATGAAATTAAAAAACAATCTATAATTTCAGAACTATCTTTAAAAAACAAAGTCAATGAAGCTATTACTAATTTAGAGAAAGAGAACTCATTACTATCAAATTCCATTGAAAAGATGAGACTTGAACATTCAATCAATGAAAAATTAATTGAAGAAAAGTTTAAAAGCAAAATTAGTGAAAGGGACCTAACTATACAGGAGCTTAGAGAAATGAAATCTAGATTATCAACAAAGATGGTTGGAGAAACCTTAGAAATCCATTGCGAAACCCAATTTAATCTTAATCGTGCCTCTGCATTTAAAAACTCATATTTCGAAAAGGATAATGATGCCACTTCTGGAAGTAAAGGTGACTATATATTTAGAGAATTTGATGAAAATAAAACCGAAGTCGTATCCATAATGTTTGAGATGAAGAACGAAAGTTATAATTCAACTAATAAAAGAAAAAACGAAGAATTTTTTAAAGAATTAGATAAAGATAGAAGGCAAAAATCTTGTGAGTATGCAGTTCTCGTATCGCTTCTAGAACCAGATAGTGAACTATATAATTCAGGGATAGTAGATGTGTCTCATAGATTTCAAAAGATGTATGTAATAAGACCTCAATTTTTCTTGCCAATTATTTCTCTGCTAAGAAATGCATCCATGGAAAGCTTAAAATACAAAGCACAAATTGATTTAATGAAACGTGAGAATTACGATATTACTAATTTTGAAACTACTCTTGAGCAATTTAAAAATGCTGTTGGCAAAAATGTTTCACTTGCCCAAGATAGATTTAATGATGCAATTTCAGAAATTGATAAATCAATAACCCATTTACAAAAAACTAAAGAGGCTTTAATTCTCTCGAAAAAACATCTTTTATCCGCTGACAGCAAATCTCAAGATTTAACAGTAAAGAAATTAACAAGAAATAACCCAACCATGCAAACAAAGTTTAATGCTTTAACTAATTTCGAAGATGAAGTAGCCTAA
- a CDS encoding CopG family transcriptional regulator, protein MENKVKRIGYLPRKRVLEIIDEISKSESISRSKVVGILVEEALGARGIANFGYSNIIKSNSYKSDTYKEVQNDNIHLKDAEDEFVDDSGYTVSSQKKLDRSISSADIELANKINILKESGLI, encoded by the coding sequence ATGGAAAATAAAGTAAAAAGGATAGGATATCTTCCTAGAAAAAGAGTACTTGAAATTATTGATGAAATATCCAAAAGCGAGTCTATAAGTAGATCAAAAGTTGTTGGAATATTAGTTGAAGAAGCCCTAGGTGCCAGAGGAATTGCAAATTTTGGATATAGCAATATTATTAAATCAAATTCATATAAATCAGATACATATAAAGAGGTTCAAAATGACAATATTCATTTAAAAGATGCTGAAGATGAATTTGTCGATGATAGTGGCTACACAGTTTCTTCACAAAAAAAACTTGATCGTTCAATATCTTCTGCAGATATTGAGTTAGCAAATAAAATTAATATTCTTAAGGAATCTGGATTAATATAA
- a CDS encoding alpha-2-macroglobulin, with protein MKIIKHFSQILLIAILISSCRSSRDKEYPIINTDENINEISNSEKERIEIKFSCGEDLISEYLDEGWKILNEDSQEKVCTWKSVPATKDCDMEKDKGCKITKPDKIGEEKIYLLEK; from the coding sequence ATGAAAATAATAAAACATTTTTCACAAATACTTTTAATTGCAATTTTGATTAGTTCCTGTAGGTCATCAAGAGATAAAGAATATCCAATAATTAATACCGACGAAAATATAAATGAGATTTCCAATTCAGAAAAGGAAAGAATAGAGATAAAGTTCTCCTGCGGAGAGGATCTTATCTCAGAATATTTAGATGAAGGATGGAAAATCTTAAATGAAGATTCTCAAGAAAAGGTTTGTACTTGGAAATCTGTTCCAGCGACAAAAGATTGTGATATGGAAAAAGATAAAGGATGTAAAATTACAAAGCCCGATAAAATTGGTGAAGAGAAAATTTATTTATTAGAAAAATAA
- a CDS encoding DUF2103 domain-containing protein, translated as MGRLVLNHSTHIEGLIPVLQKLALDINIKTITPAVLSRVKGKSSKLIIRLSVKTINGYKAIARKGKTAQEVFISTDLNKDELKRIIDIYNK; from the coding sequence TTGGGTAGGTTAGTTTTAAATCATAGTACACATATAGAAGGTCTAATTCCAGTACTCCAAAAATTAGCCCTTGACATAAATATCAAGACAATAACTCCAGCTGTGCTATCCAGAGTAAAAGGTAAATCCTCAAAATTGATAATTAGATTGTCAGTGAAAACTATAAATGGATATAAAGCAATAGCAAGAAAGGGGAAAACGGCCCAAGAAGTTTTTATTTCAACAGACTTAAATAAAGATGAATTAAAACGGATCATAGATATTTATAATAAATAA
- the petN gene encoding cytochrome b6-f complex subunit PetN, translating into MIFQIGWASLAAIFTFSIAMVVWGRNGDGSIDI; encoded by the coding sequence ATGATTTTTCAGATAGGGTGGGCTTCATTGGCTGCAATTTTTACTTTTTCAATTGCAATGGTTGTTTGGGGAAGAAATGGTGATGGCTCCATTGATATATGA
- the psb29 gene encoding photosystem II biogenesis protein Psp29: MSQHTLTLLRFTYKKLKEKLTVSDSKKLFHEKFPYVIPGLYKRIVDEMLVELNLLNHQNEFTQNYLFCIGLTETFKELTKGYQPEKQLDLLFESLCSSSNFEAKEINEISQKSQKEFKNKSSKDILKLLIEKSNSKLYPSRILNLAVYILISNAQDLKEKDESEKNKIISDIFEKLNLSTNKAEKDIGIYKSSISKMKQAKELIEELRTKNKNKQQ, encoded by the coding sequence TTGAGTCAACATACGCTAACCTTATTAAGGTTTACATATAAAAAATTGAAAGAAAAATTGACTGTTTCAGATAGCAAAAAGTTATTTCATGAAAAATTCCCTTACGTCATTCCAGGTTTATATAAAAGAATAGTTGATGAAATGCTTGTTGAACTTAATCTTCTAAACCATCAAAATGAATTCACGCAAAATTATCTATTTTGTATCGGTCTAACAGAAACATTTAAAGAATTAACAAAAGGATATCAACCTGAAAAACAGTTAGATCTACTTTTTGAATCTTTATGCAGTTCTTCAAATTTTGAAGCGAAGGAAATTAATGAAATATCTCAAAAATCTCAAAAGGAATTCAAGAATAAATCATCTAAAGATATTTTGAAATTATTAATAGAAAAAAGCAATTCTAAACTTTATCCCTCAAGGATTTTGAACTTAGCTGTATATATATTAATATCAAACGCCCAAGATCTTAAAGAAAAAGATGAATCAGAGAAAAATAAGATTATTTCTGATATTTTTGAAAAATTAAATTTATCTACTAATAAAGCAGAAAAAGATATTGGAATTTATAAAAGCAGTATATCTAAAATGAAACAAGCAAAAGAATTAATTGAAGAGCTCAGGACTAAAAATAAGAATAAACAACAATAA
- the clpP gene encoding ATP-dependent Clp endopeptidase proteolytic subunit ClpP — protein sequence MMIPLVLEESGGSERVFDIYSRLLRERIIFLGEQVTSETANRIVAQLLFLEAEDPDKDIYMYINSPGGSVYDGLGIFDTMQHVKPDIHTVCVGLAASMGAFLLAAGTKGKRSSLRHSRIMIHQPLGGARGQASDIRIQADEILFLKERLNTELSERTGKDYDTIKEDTDRDFYMSPNEAVEYGLIDLVLDKKPIKV from the coding sequence ATTATGATCCCTTTAGTATTAGAAGAATCCGGTGGTAGTGAAAGAGTCTTTGATATCTATTCGAGACTATTAAGAGAGAGAATAATTTTTTTGGGAGAACAAGTTACTAGTGAAACTGCAAATAGAATTGTTGCTCAATTATTATTCCTTGAGGCAGAGGATCCAGATAAGGACATTTATATGTACATAAATTCACCAGGCGGATCAGTATATGATGGATTGGGTATCTTTGACACAATGCAACATGTTAAGCCTGACATTCATACAGTTTGTGTAGGCTTGGCAGCTAGTATGGGCGCATTTTTACTTGCGGCTGGCACTAAAGGTAAAAGAAGCAGTCTTAGACATTCAAGAATAATGATTCATCAACCACTAGGAGGTGCTAGAGGACAAGCCAGTGATATAAGAATTCAAGCAGATGAAATTCTTTTCTTAAAAGAGCGACTCAATACTGAATTGTCAGAAAGAACTGGAAAGGATTATGACACTATAAAAGAAGATACTGATAGAGATTTTTATATGTCCCCTAACGAAGCAGTTGAGTACGGTTTAATTGATCTGGTATTAGATAAGAAACCAATTAAGGTCTAG
- the ftsH gene encoding ATP-dependent zinc metalloprotease FtsH, whose protein sequence is MNQKFKTLILWALPILLVIALSYQFLSSSNVDSLKSNGTTVAPRNSAVARVSYGRFLDYINSGRVTSVDIFEGGRNAVIETIDSDLDNKVQRLRVDLPGLTPELISILKNEGISFDVHPVKTAPPALGILGNLLFPAILIGGLILLARRSNGMPGGPGQAMQFGKTKARFAMEAETGVVFNDVAGVNEAKQDLQEVVTFLKKPEKFTSVGARIPKGVLLVGPPGTGKTLLAKAIAGEAGVPFFSLSGSEFVEMFVGVGASRVRDLFKRAKENSPCLIFIDEIDAVGRQRGAGIGGGNDEREQTLNQLLTEMDGFEGNSGIIIIAATNRPDVLDSALMRPGRFDRQVTVDAPDIKGRLSILEVHARNKKLQDDLTLESIARRTPGFTGADLANLLNEAAILTARRRKDSISISEIDDSVDRIVAGMEGSPLTDGRSKRLIAYHEVGHALIGSLVKAHDPVQKVTVIPRGQAKGLTWFTPDDEQTLVSRAQLKARIMGALGGRAAEDVVFGKGEITTGAGGDFQQVASMARQMVTRFGMSNLGPIALESGNQEVFVGRDLMTRSEVSDSISKQIDESVRVMVKECYKETYDIVSKNREAMDKIVDQLIEKETLDGDEFVSILSKFTKIPEKQRTPQLLS, encoded by the coding sequence ATGAATCAGAAATTTAAAACATTAATTTTATGGGCTTTACCTATACTTTTAGTAATAGCGCTTTCCTACCAATTTTTATCTTCAAGCAATGTTGATTCACTTAAATCTAATGGAACTACTGTTGCACCAAGAAATTCAGCGGTAGCTAGAGTTAGTTACGGCAGATTTTTAGATTACATTAATTCAGGAAGGGTTACATCTGTTGATATTTTTGAGGGTGGCAGAAATGCAGTTATAGAGACAATAGATTCGGATTTAGATAATAAAGTTCAAAGGTTGCGTGTAGATCTCCCCGGCTTAACACCAGAACTTATAAGTATTTTAAAAAATGAGGGAATTAGTTTTGACGTTCATCCAGTCAAGACAGCCCCTCCAGCACTAGGAATATTGGGTAACTTACTCTTCCCAGCTATCTTAATTGGAGGTTTAATTTTGTTAGCAAGGAGGTCAAATGGTATGCCTGGAGGTCCTGGACAAGCAATGCAATTTGGTAAAACAAAGGCAAGATTTGCAATGGAAGCTGAAACAGGAGTTGTTTTCAATGATGTTGCAGGAGTCAATGAAGCAAAACAGGATTTGCAAGAAGTTGTCACTTTTCTAAAAAAACCAGAAAAATTTACTTCTGTAGGAGCAAGGATTCCAAAAGGCGTTCTTTTAGTAGGACCTCCTGGTACTGGTAAAACACTTTTAGCAAAAGCAATTGCAGGTGAAGCAGGTGTACCATTTTTCTCACTATCAGGTTCTGAATTTGTTGAGATGTTTGTTGGTGTTGGTGCTAGTAGAGTTAGAGACCTTTTCAAAAGAGCTAAAGAGAACAGCCCTTGTTTAATTTTTATTGATGAAATTGATGCTGTCGGAAGGCAAAGAGGTGCAGGTATTGGTGGAGGTAATGATGAGAGAGAACAAACTCTCAACCAATTACTTACTGAAATGGATGGCTTCGAAGGTAATAGTGGCATTATTATAATTGCAGCCACAAATAGGCCAGATGTTCTAGACTCAGCATTAATGAGGCCTGGCAGATTTGATAGACAGGTAACTGTAGACGCACCTGATATCAAAGGCAGACTATCAATATTAGAAGTTCATGCTAGGAATAAAAAACTTCAAGACGATCTAACACTTGAAAGCATTGCGAGAAGAACACCAGGATTTACTGGAGCAGATTTAGCAAATTTATTAAATGAGGCGGCTATATTAACGGCTAGGAGGAGAAAAGACTCTATAAGTATTTCAGAAATTGATGACTCTGTAGACAGGATTGTCGCAGGAATGGAAGGTTCTCCATTAACAGATGGTAGAAGTAAGAGATTAATTGCTTATCACGAAGTTGGTCATGCTCTCATAGGTTCACTTGTGAAGGCACATGATCCTGTTCAAAAAGTGACCGTAATTCCAAGAGGTCAGGCTAAAGGATTAACTTGGTTTACCCCAGACGATGAACAAACCCTTGTTAGCAGGGCTCAACTAAAAGCAAGAATAATGGGTGCTTTAGGAGGCAGAGCTGCTGAAGACGTAGTTTTTGGAAAAGGTGAGATTACAACAGGAGCAGGAGGAGATTTCCAACAAGTTGCTTCGATGGCTCGCCAAATGGTTACCAGATTTGGAATGAGTAATTTAGGTCCAATAGCTTTAGAAAGTGGTAATCAAGAAGTATTTGTTGGTAGAGATTTAATGACTAGAAGTGAAGTTTCTGATTCAATCTCTAAACAAATAGATGAAAGTGTAAGAGTAATGGTAAAGGAATGTTATAAAGAAACCTACGATATAGTAAGCAAAAATAGAGAAGCTATGGATAAGATAGTTGACCAATTAATAGAAAAAGAAACATTAGATGGTGATGAATTTGTAAGTATTCTTTCAAAATTCACCAAAATTCCTGAAAAACAGAGAACACCTCAATTATTAAGCTAG
- a CDS encoding NAD(P)H dehydrogenase assembly family protein produces the protein MKFEINDKVKLIAPVSYLKTSDNMPMLRPPDLVAIDEIGEILSIKSPDTVEVRFRRGSFLIDIDKIEKN, from the coding sequence ATGAAATTTGAAATCAACGATAAGGTTAAGTTGATTGCACCAGTCTCTTACTTGAAGACTTCAGATAATATGCCGATGTTAAGACCACCTGATCTAGTTGCAATTGATGAAATTGGGGAAATCCTATCAATTAAATCCCCAGATACTGTTGAAGTACGGTTTAGAAGAGGTTCGTTTTTAATCGATATTGATAAGATTGAGAAAAACTAA
- a CDS encoding M16 family metallopeptidase has protein sequence MLKRYFLDNKKRNFSIASIWIKGGSDMDSKSKKGINKILCSLLTRGCEGFNNFLLSEYIESYGAELNQEVFEDGISISIKSLNEHFSKLLPLLDLITNKPILSETEFKKVKKFSIDYIKKDKENPFNICFEKWKKIVYSNHPYASNTIGNANDVSKINYEDVLLEFQNFKNREKYLISNNSEINGENFGTLEKKILKEKSGRINHNLSSMKRFDCINNDSNQTIIMMGDQTCSRRSSEYLPLKLLESYLSYGMSAALFKLFREKHGITYDLGVYYPIRSGNAPFLIYLSVSNKQALFAFELLSSLWKNLLLNPLTDAEIFLAKEKLKGSFLLGNQSLDEILQRKVQLFSYGISPISEIDLNSKMEEISTLDILKLTNKYFSKPFLSISGNEKICLEISNIWKKNF, from the coding sequence ATGTTAAAAAGATATTTTTTAGATAACAAAAAAAGAAACTTTTCAATTGCTTCGATTTGGATTAAAGGGGGGAGTGATATGGATAGTAAGAGCAAAAAAGGTATAAACAAGATCCTTTGTTCATTACTTACTAGAGGTTGTGAAGGTTTTAATAATTTCTTGCTCTCTGAGTATATTGAGTCCTATGGAGCAGAATTGAATCAAGAAGTATTTGAAGATGGTATTTCAATAAGCATTAAATCCCTAAATGAACATTTCAGTAAATTATTACCTCTATTGGACCTAATAACTAATAAGCCAATCCTCTCGGAAACAGAATTTAAAAAAGTAAAAAAATTTTCTATTGATTACATTAAAAAAGACAAAGAGAATCCATTCAATATATGTTTTGAAAAATGGAAAAAAATTGTTTACTCAAATCATCCTTATGCTTCCAACACAATTGGGAATGCCAATGATGTCTCAAAGATTAACTATGAAGATGTTTTGCTTGAGTTTCAAAATTTTAAAAATAGAGAAAAGTATTTAATTTCAAATAATTCTGAAATCAATGGAGAAAATTTTGGAACATTAGAAAAAAAAATCCTAAAAGAAAAATCAGGACGTATAAATCATAATTTAAGTTCAATGAAAAGATTTGATTGCATTAATAATGATTCAAATCAAACAATAATAATGATGGGGGACCAAACTTGCTCGCGAAGAAGTAGTGAATATTTGCCACTTAAGCTTTTGGAGTCATATTTATCTTATGGAATGAGCGCTGCTTTATTTAAACTTTTTAGGGAAAAACATGGTATCACTTACGATTTAGGTGTTTATTATCCTATCAGGAGTGGAAACGCCCCATTTTTAATTTATTTATCAGTATCTAATAAGCAAGCCCTTTTCGCTTTTGAACTTTTATCATCACTATGGAAAAATTTACTTTTAAATCCGTTGACTGATGCTGAAATATTTTTAGCTAAAGAAAAACTAAAAGGGTCTTTTCTATTAGGCAATCAATCATTAGATGAAATTCTACAGAGAAAAGTACAATTATTCAGTTATGGTATTTCACCAATTTCTGAGATAGATTTAAATTCAAAAATGGAGGAAATATCAACGTTAGATATTCTTAAATTGACTAATAAGTATTTTTCAAAACCTTTTCTGAGTATTTCTGGAAATGAAAAAATATGTTTAGAAATTTCTAATATATGGAAGAAAAACTTTTAA
- a CDS encoding M16 family metallopeptidase, with the protein MNVGDVNYYTHSSKIKCVFVDNKELPLISIDIWCKAGSSFEEVDKNGTAHFLEHMIFKGSNKIMPGEFDYKIESLGGLSNASTGYDDVHYHVLVPPTNFRESLALLTNIIVSPNFNPDEFIKEKGVVIDEIKQQNDQPEERLFNYFLKRVWLSPIYANSILGTENSIKNLEINDLKKFHRKHYTTDKICIAIAGNLSEEIYKIFEKSNLSEINKNLNYKDSNLINLKKNKPSLKIRNGRELIKFDNLEFSRIFMAWFIPNINDQKNIIGLEILASILSVGRNSRLVKILKEDSKLVESVYVDVNAGELGGLFIVEASCESRDILLVEKQINKIIDEISNFKGLTLDEINKAINIVKSNYIFNLETSTQLSSFFGNELLWDRKSSIHNIERHLKYWSNLDNFQEIIEYINEDKFTLIASPGKC; encoded by the coding sequence ATGAATGTAGGAGACGTTAACTACTATACCCATTCAAGCAAAATTAAATGTGTGTTTGTGGATAATAAAGAATTACCACTTATAAGCATTGATATTTGGTGCAAAGCAGGTTCTTCATTTGAGGAGGTTGATAAAAATGGCACTGCTCATTTTCTAGAGCATATGATTTTTAAAGGATCTAACAAAATAATGCCAGGTGAATTTGACTATAAAATTGAATCACTTGGCGGCTTAAGCAACGCTTCAACAGGTTACGATGATGTACATTACCACGTCCTTGTTCCACCAACTAACTTTAGAGAATCACTTGCTCTTTTGACAAATATTATCGTTTCTCCAAATTTTAATCCAGATGAATTTATAAAAGAAAAAGGGGTGGTTATTGATGAAATAAAACAACAAAATGATCAGCCAGAAGAACGATTATTTAATTATTTTTTGAAAAGGGTTTGGCTAAGTCCGATTTATGCTAATTCAATTCTTGGAACTGAAAATAGTATTAAAAACTTAGAGATAAATGACCTTAAGAAATTTCATCGAAAACATTACACTACTGATAAAATTTGTATTGCAATTGCTGGGAATCTCTCTGAAGAAATTTATAAAATTTTTGAAAAAAGTAATTTATCTGAGATAAATAAAAATCTAAATTACAAAGATTCAAACTTAATAAATCTAAAAAAAAATAAACCTTCTTTGAAAATTAGGAATGGGCGAGAGTTAATTAAATTTGATAATTTAGAGTTCTCAAGAATTTTTATGGCTTGGTTTATCCCAAACATCAATGATCAAAAAAATATTATTGGACTAGAGATATTGGCATCAATACTCTCTGTAGGAAGAAATAGCAGGTTAGTAAAAATTTTAAAAGAAGATAGTAAACTTGTTGAATCAGTATATGTTGATGTAAACGCAGGTGAATTAGGTGGATTATTTATAGTGGAAGCAAGTTGTGAATCCAGAGATATACTTTTAGTAGAAAAGCAAATTAATAAAATAATAGATGAAATTTCAAATTTCAAGGGTTTAACTTTGGATGAAATAAATAAAGCTATAAATATTGTGAAAAGTAATTATATTTTTAATTTAGAGACATCAACACAGCTTTCTTCATTCTTTGGTAATGAACTGCTTTGGGATAGAAAATCTTCAATCCATAATATAGAAAGGCATCTAAAATACTGGAGTAACTTGGATAACTTCCAAGAGATCATTGAATATATAAATGAAGATAAATTCACCTTAATTGCATCCCCGGGTAAATGTTAA